One part of the Bradyrhizobium sp. CB1650 genome encodes these proteins:
- the fliQ gene encoding flagellar biosynthesis protein FliQ yields the protein MTGPETLDVARDAIWTIVIVSSPLMVVGLVVGVIVSLFQALTQIQEQTLIYVPKILAIFATLLLALPFMADSLHAHMLRISSRIIGG from the coding sequence ATGACCGGACCTGAGACCCTCGACGTCGCGCGCGACGCCATCTGGACCATCGTGATCGTGTCTTCGCCGCTGATGGTGGTAGGCCTCGTGGTCGGCGTGATCGTGTCGCTGTTCCAGGCGCTGACGCAGATACAGGAGCAGACGCTGATCTACGTGCCGAAGATCCTGGCGATCTTCGCCACATTGCTATTGGCGCTGCCCTTCATGGCCGACTCGCTCCACGCCCACATGCTGCGGATCTCGTCGCGAATCATCGGCGGCTGA
- a CDS encoding flagellar biosynthetic protein FliO — protein sequence MQGSPITFIVAFIVVLALIGVAAWLVRRFASSRLGANTQRGRMPRLAVIDAAAVDGRRRLVLVRRDNVEHLLMIGGPTDIVVEPNIVRAAPSRDQLPQRSTAAEPPRLAPMMPDTGGWADETPRPELLDHPEPQMPEPPPRPVRPSFADEVRRPAPALAERRNDPLAGFAPEPIAPRPEREPRPEPVPPRVARSEPLMPRPPRQSEPAKVPPVRAERAAVPPPPIPQAPSVPPPAPVPSSAEQNLAEMAQRLEAALRRPAGETVAPPVAPEPPAPPPQRASRNEPPTPPAPPAKPAAEKTSFENLEDEMASLLGRPKPPS from the coding sequence ATGCAAGGTAGCCCGATAACCTTCATCGTCGCGTTCATCGTCGTTCTGGCGTTGATCGGCGTCGCCGCGTGGCTGGTTCGGCGATTCGCCTCCAGCCGGCTCGGCGCCAACACCCAGCGCGGCAGGATGCCCCGGCTTGCCGTGATCGATGCGGCCGCGGTCGACGGCCGCCGCCGCCTCGTGCTGGTCCGGCGCGACAACGTCGAGCATCTCCTGATGATCGGCGGTCCCACCGACATCGTCGTGGAGCCGAACATCGTGCGCGCGGCCCCAAGCCGCGACCAGCTTCCCCAGCGCTCCACCGCCGCCGAACCGCCGCGGCTTGCCCCGATGATGCCCGACACCGGCGGCTGGGCCGACGAAACGCCGCGGCCCGAGCTGCTCGATCATCCCGAGCCGCAGATGCCGGAGCCGCCGCCGCGCCCCGTACGCCCCTCCTTCGCCGACGAGGTGCGCCGACCCGCTCCCGCGCTGGCCGAGCGCCGCAACGATCCGCTCGCCGGCTTTGCGCCCGAGCCGATCGCGCCGCGTCCCGAGCGCGAGCCGCGTCCCGAACCAGTTCCCCCGCGTGTTGCGCGCAGCGAGCCGTTGATGCCGCGCCCGCCCCGCCAGAGCGAGCCGGCGAAGGTGCCGCCGGTGCGCGCCGAACGCGCGGCCGTACCGCCGCCCCCAATCCCGCAGGCGCCGTCCGTGCCGCCACCGGCTCCCGTGCCGTCGAGCGCCGAGCAGAATCTCGCCGAGATGGCCCAGCGGCTCGAAGCCGCCCTGCGCCGCCCCGCCGGCGAGACCGTCGCGCCTCCCGTGGCTCCCGAGCCGCCGGCGCCGCCTCCTCAGCGCGCCTCGCGCAACGAGCCGCCGACGCCCCCGGCCCCGCCCGCCAAGCCGGCCGCGGAGAAGACGAGCTTTGAAAACCTCGAAGACGAGATGGCCTCGCTGCTCGGTCGTCCGAAGCCGCCTTCGTGA
- the flgC gene encoding flagellar basal body rod protein FlgC: MANDSSDFARSMAIATSGLRAQAGRMRVISENIANADSTSQSAGGDPYRRKVPTFSSALDRTLDAQVVTLGKIRPDQSSFRVKYEPNNPAADASGNVKYPNVNSVVEMTDMRDAQRSYEANLNIISATRRMIQRTLDILKS; the protein is encoded by the coding sequence ATGGCGAACGACAGCAGTGACTTTGCCCGCTCGATGGCGATCGCGACCTCCGGCCTGCGCGCGCAGGCCGGACGCATGCGCGTGATCTCGGAAAACATCGCCAACGCGGATTCGACCTCGCAGAGCGCCGGCGGCGATCCCTACCGCCGCAAGGTGCCGACCTTCTCCTCCGCGCTCGACCGCACGCTCGACGCGCAGGTCGTCACGCTCGGCAAGATCCGTCCGGACCAGTCCAGCTTCCGCGTCAAGTACGAGCCGAACAATCCGGCGGCGGACGCGAGTGGCAACGTCAAATATCCGAACGTGAACTCGGTGGTCGAAATGACCGACATGCGCGACGCGCAGCGGTCCTACGAGGCCAATCTCAACATCATCAGTGCGACGCGCCGGATGATCCAGCGCACGCTCGACATCCTCAAGAGCTGA
- a CDS encoding lectin, with amino-acid sequence MTCFERTAKSPRLALAVTAFALLAAPSAQAQSADMTFFVTSSGPGKGADLGGLEGADAQCQKLAQAVGAGAKTWRAYLSTQTADGKPAINARDRIGKGPWQNAKGTVIAKDVADLHGAANNLTKQTALSEKGEVVNGVGDTPNRHDILTGSQPDGTAFAAGDDKTCKNWTSSTQGAAVVGHVDRRGLRDDEPSKSWNSSHPSRGPDGGCSQADLKSTGGDGLLYCFAAN; translated from the coding sequence ATGACCTGTTTCGAGAGAACCGCGAAATCCCCACGCCTTGCTCTCGCCGTGACGGCATTTGCCTTGCTCGCAGCGCCATCTGCGCAGGCACAGTCAGCGGACATGACCTTCTTCGTGACCTCGAGCGGGCCCGGCAAGGGCGCCGACCTCGGCGGCCTGGAAGGCGCCGATGCACAGTGCCAGAAGCTTGCGCAGGCCGTTGGCGCCGGCGCCAAGACCTGGCGCGCCTATCTCTCGACGCAAACCGCCGATGGCAAGCCAGCCATCAATGCGCGCGACCGCATCGGCAAGGGACCGTGGCAGAACGCCAAGGGTACGGTCATTGCCAAGGACGTTGCCGACCTGCACGGCGCCGCCAACAACCTCACCAAGCAAACGGCGCTGAGCGAGAAGGGCGAGGTCGTCAACGGCGTCGGCGATACACCGAACAGGCACGACATCCTCACGGGATCGCAGCCGGACGGCACGGCGTTTGCCGCGGGCGATGACAAGACCTGCAAGAACTGGACGTCGAGCACGCAAGGTGCGGCGGTTGTCGGTCATGTCGATCGACGGGGCCTGCGCGACGACGAACCATCGAAGTCGTGGAACAGCTCGCATCCTTCGCGCGGACCCGATGGCGGCTGTTCTCAGGCCGATCTGAAGAGCACCGGTGGCGACGGGCTGCTCTACTGTTTTGCGGCGAATTGA
- a CDS encoding PAS domain-containing protein gives MTAETDHDLTREPAAAQEPAPRSGSIALVLLVAAGLVAVAVGLMTLGRVQAQPYILGILAVLAMVGLFNLFAFAAGIIRFADRNLDDPVIGRISDHAFDGLAVTDARGHVVYSNAAYLTLTGASGPQDVRPVERVFIGNPDVSEAVFRLLKAAREGKRQQEEVRISGHDGSQGRWLRMRVRPLGTGKREAKYAVWSIADITRDRERQEDVFQELQHAIEYLDHAPCGFFSVNPAGELAYVNATLANWLDYDLAEIGSGGLKLTDIVSGDGASLLTSIVAVPGEVKTEVFDIDLRMRTGRTMPVRLYHKLAFGADGGPGPSRTLVISRARDERSDPDRAAEVRFMRFFDHTPMAIATVDRGGNVVRANARYAKLAQGLGLDSASKSIFRAIHSRDRHLVIAAINQAAEGQADIAPVEVALEGSKERWGQFFVTPVDAAENEAEAAIVHMLETTERRALENQINQSQKMETVGQLAGGIAHDFNNVLSAIMMANDFLLNAHKPTDPSFQDIMQIKQNATRAATLVRQLLAFSRRQTLRPQVLDLGDALSDLTMLLRRLIGEKVKLDLIHGRDLWPVKVDVSQFEQVIVNLAVNARDAMSDGGKLIIRTANVTAEDAGKLAYKGMPAAEYVRIEVADTGTGIPADIRDKIFEPFFSTKEVGKGTGLGLSTVYGIVKQTGGFIYVDSEPGQGTSFHIFLPRHHAEPEAQVEQPAAASGATSDAAKQAAPVEAKPRTDLTGQGTILLVEDEEGLRALNARGLRSRGYTVVEAENGVEAMEMLEEQDGAIDLVVSDVVMPEMDGPTLLKAMREKNPAIKFIFVSGYAEDAFEKSLPEGQQFDFLPKPFTLSQLVAAVKETMKAG, from the coding sequence ATGACCGCCGAGACCGACCATGACCTCACACGCGAGCCTGCTGCGGCGCAGGAGCCGGCGCCGCGCTCGGGCAGCATCGCGCTCGTGCTGCTGGTGGCCGCCGGGCTCGTCGCGGTCGCGGTCGGCCTGATGACGCTCGGCCGCGTGCAGGCGCAGCCCTATATTCTTGGCATCCTCGCCGTGCTGGCGATGGTCGGCCTGTTCAATCTGTTCGCCTTCGCTGCCGGTATCATCCGCTTCGCCGATCGCAATCTCGATGACCCCGTGATCGGCCGCATCTCCGATCACGCTTTCGACGGGCTCGCGGTCACCGATGCACGCGGGCACGTGGTCTATTCCAACGCCGCTTATCTGACGCTGACCGGCGCCTCGGGGCCGCAGGACGTGCGGCCCGTCGAGCGCGTCTTCATCGGCAATCCCGATGTCTCGGAAGCCGTGTTCCGTCTGCTGAAAGCCGCGCGTGAAGGAAAGCGGCAGCAGGAGGAGGTGCGCATCTCCGGCCACGACGGCAGCCAGGGCCGTTGGCTGCGCATGCGCGTGCGGCCGCTCGGCACCGGCAAACGCGAGGCCAAATACGCGGTTTGGTCGATCGCCGACATCACCCGCGACCGCGAGCGCCAGGAGGACGTGTTCCAGGAGCTCCAGCACGCCATCGAATACCTCGATCACGCGCCCTGCGGCTTCTTCTCGGTCAACCCGGCGGGCGAACTGGCTTACGTCAATGCGACGCTGGCGAACTGGCTGGATTACGATCTCGCCGAGATCGGCTCCGGCGGATTGAAGCTCACCGACATCGTCTCCGGCGACGGCGCCTCGCTGCTCACCTCGATCGTGGCGGTGCCGGGCGAGGTGAAGACGGAAGTCTTCGACATTGATCTTCGCATGCGCACCGGCCGTACCATGCCGGTCCGGCTCTACCACAAGCTCGCGTTCGGCGCCGACGGCGGGCCCGGGCCTTCGCGCACGCTCGTCATTAGCCGCGCTCGCGACGAGCGCAGCGATCCCGACCGCGCCGCCGAAGTACGCTTCATGCGCTTCTTCGACCATACGCCGATGGCGATCGCCACCGTCGATCGCGGCGGCAATGTCGTGCGCGCGAACGCGCGCTACGCCAAGCTCGCGCAGGGCCTCGGGCTCGACAGCGCCAGCAAGTCGATCTTCCGCGCCATCCACTCGCGCGACCGGCATTTGGTGATCGCGGCGATCAACCAGGCCGCCGAAGGCCAGGCCGACATCGCGCCGGTCGAGGTGGCGCTGGAAGGATCGAAGGAGCGCTGGGGCCAGTTCTTCGTCACGCCGGTCGATGCGGCCGAGAACGAGGCCGAGGCGGCCATCGTGCACATGCTCGAGACCACCGAGCGGCGCGCGCTGGAAAACCAGATCAACCAGTCGCAGAAGATGGAGACCGTCGGGCAGCTCGCCGGTGGCATCGCCCACGACTTCAACAACGTGCTCTCCGCCATCATGATGGCGAACGACTTCCTGCTGAACGCGCACAAGCCGACCGATCCGTCGTTCCAGGACATCATGCAGATCAAGCAGAATGCCACCCGCGCCGCGACCCTGGTGCGGCAGTTGCTGGCGTTCTCGCGGCGCCAGACGCTGCGCCCGCAGGTGCTCGACCTCGGCGATGCGCTCTCCGATCTCACCATGCTGCTGCGCCGGCTGATCGGCGAGAAGGTCAAGCTCGACCTGATCCACGGCCGCGACCTCTGGCCGGTCAAGGTCGACGTTTCCCAGTTCGAGCAGGTCATCGTCAACCTCGCCGTGAACGCGCGCGACGCGATGTCCGACGGCGGCAAGCTGATCATCCGCACCGCCAACGTTACCGCCGAGGACGCGGGCAAGCTCGCCTACAAGGGCATGCCGGCGGCGGAGTATGTCCGCATCGAGGTCGCCGACACCGGCACCGGCATCCCCGCAGACATCCGCGACAAGATTTTCGAGCCGTTCTTCTCCACCAAGGAAGTGGGCAAGGGCACCGGCCTCGGGCTCTCCACCGTCTACGGCATCGTCAAGCAGACCGGCGGCTTCATCTACGTCGATTCCGAGCCGGGCCAGGGCACCTCGTTCCACATCTTCCTGCCGCGCCACCATGCCGAGCCGGAGGCGCAGGTCGAGCAGCCGGCGGCGGCGAGCGGTGCAACCAGTGATGCCGCGAAGCAAGCCGCGCCTGTGGAGGCCAAGCCGCGCACCGATCTCACCGGGCAGGGCACCATCCTGCTGGTCGAGGACGAAGAGGGTCTGCGTGCGCTGAACGCGCGCGGCCTGCGCTCGCGCGGCTACACCGTGGTCGAGGCCGAGAACGGCGTCGAGGCGATGGAGATGCTGGAAGAGCAGGATGGTGCCATCGACCTCGTCGTCTCGGACGTCGTGATGCCGGAGATGGACGGTCCGACCTTGCTCAAGGCCATGCGAGAAAAGAACCCCGCCATCAAGTTCATTTTCGTCTCCGGCTACGCCGAGGACGCCTTCGAGAAGAGCCTGCCCGAGGGCCAGCAGTTCGACTTCCTGCCCAAGCCGTTCACGCTGAGCCAGCTTGTCGCGGCGGTGAAGGAGACGATGAAGGCGGGGTGA
- a CDS encoding Tim44 domain-containing protein, translating into MPGIWETHMNFSQRSRSLVKTIAVVLALALPTALAISSADARVGGGFSSGSRGSRTYSAPPSTTTAPGSTSQFNRTYTQPGAGMNSPATAPARGGLFGRGGGFLGGLAAGFLGAGLLGMLFGGGLFGGLGGLSSILGLILQIVLVVFVVRLAMSWWQRRNAPPQAAYAGAGAGPGPQPSYRSGLGGFGFGANNAPLEIQPADYEAFERLLGETQTAWSNEDVAKLHTLATPEMVSYFEKDLAENRARNVVNKVTNVKLLQGDLAEAWREGETDYATVAMRFALTDKTVDRNTGALVAGSEQPSEVTEVWTFARRPRGDWELSAIQQTN; encoded by the coding sequence ATGCCGGGGATTTGGGAAACGCACATGAATTTCTCGCAACGTAGCCGCAGTCTCGTGAAGACGATTGCCGTCGTACTGGCGCTCGCGCTGCCGACCGCGCTAGCGATCTCGTCCGCCGACGCCCGCGTCGGCGGCGGCTTCTCGTCGGGTTCGCGCGGCTCGCGCACTTACTCGGCGCCGCCGTCGACCACGACCGCACCGGGTTCGACGTCGCAGTTCAACCGGACCTACACCCAGCCCGGCGCGGGCATGAACTCGCCCGCAACCGCGCCCGCGCGCGGCGGCCTGTTCGGCCGTGGCGGCGGCTTCCTGGGCGGCCTCGCGGCCGGCTTCCTCGGCGCTGGCCTCTTGGGCATGCTGTTCGGTGGCGGCCTGTTCGGTGGCCTCGGCGGTCTGTCGTCGATCCTGGGCCTGATCCTCCAGATCGTGCTGGTGGTGTTCGTGGTGCGGCTGGCGATGTCGTGGTGGCAGCGCCGCAACGCGCCGCCGCAGGCGGCCTATGCCGGCGCTGGCGCCGGCCCCGGACCGCAGCCGAGCTATCGCAGCGGCCTCGGCGGCTTCGGCTTCGGCGCCAACAATGCGCCGCTCGAAATCCAGCCGGCCGACTATGAGGCGTTCGAGCGCCTGCTCGGCGAGACGCAGACGGCCTGGTCGAACGAGGATGTGGCCAAGTTGCACACGCTCGCGACGCCGGAGATGGTCTCCTATTTCGAGAAGGACCTCGCGGAGAACCGCGCGCGCAACGTCGTCAACAAGGTGACCAACGTCAAGCTGCTGCAGGGCGACCTCGCCGAAGCCTGGCGCGAGGGCGAGACCGACTACGCGACGGTCGCGATGCGCTTTGCGCTGACCGACAAGACGGTCGACCGCAACACCGGCGCGCTCGTCGCCGGCAGCGAGCAGCCGAGCGAGGTCACCGAAGTCTGGACCTTCGCACGGCGTCCGCGCGGCGATTGGGAATTGTCGGCGATCCAGCAGACCAACTGA
- a CDS encoding isoprenylcysteine carboxylmethyltransferase family protein — MIARLVLQNTIFVVGMGALLFASAGTMHWPGAWAMLITSAILGPLSGWWLYRLDPALLAERLRPVIQKDQPPADKAFMAVFMLVMLAWLIAIGLDRRYLVSDMPLALQVLGFLLFLLCTLFTLWVFRENSFAAPVVKLQSERAQRVISMGPYTHVRHPMYSGMILFFTGMPLLLGSWWGLAIAPVFLVLFAIRIRIEERTLREGLPGYAAYAAQVRYRLVPGIW; from the coding sequence ATGATCGCACGGCTGGTGCTGCAGAATACGATCTTCGTCGTCGGAATGGGTGCCCTGTTGTTCGCGTCCGCCGGCACGATGCATTGGCCCGGCGCCTGGGCGATGCTGATCACCTCCGCGATACTCGGCCCGCTCAGCGGCTGGTGGCTCTACCGGCTCGATCCGGCGCTGCTCGCCGAGCGCCTGCGGCCCGTCATCCAGAAAGACCAGCCGCCCGCCGACAAGGCCTTCATGGCCGTGTTCATGCTGGTGATGCTGGCCTGGCTGATCGCGATCGGGCTCGACCGGCGTTACCTCGTCTCCGACATGCCGCTCGCCTTGCAGGTTCTCGGCTTCCTGCTGTTTCTGCTCTGCACGCTGTTCACACTGTGGGTGTTCCGCGAAAACTCGTTCGCCGCGCCGGTAGTGAAGCTGCAGTCCGAGCGCGCGCAGCGCGTGATCTCGATGGGGCCTTACACCCATGTCCGTCATCCCATGTACAGCGGCATGATCCTGTTCTTCACCGGCATGCCGCTGCTGCTGGGCTCGTGGTGGGGCCTTGCGATCGCCCCCGTCTTCCTCGTCCTCTTTGCGATCCGCATCCGCATCGAGGAGCGCACGCTGAGAGAAGGCCTGCCCGGCTATGCCGCGTATGCCGCGCAGGTGCGCTACCGTCTCGTGCCGGGCATCTGGTGA
- the fliE gene encoding flagellar hook-basal body complex protein FliE: MASPTIAANAYANLARVLENSGAGKGSEASGQSFASLLKDAVGSVMESGRKSDAQTVAMAAGKANVMDVVTAVADTDVAVSTLVSVRDRVIAAYEDIMKMPI; this comes from the coding sequence ATGGCTTCACCGACAATCGCCGCCAATGCCTATGCGAACCTTGCCCGCGTGCTGGAAAACAGCGGCGCCGGCAAGGGCAGCGAAGCGAGCGGGCAATCCTTTGCCTCGCTCCTGAAGGACGCCGTCGGCAGCGTCATGGAATCGGGCCGCAAGTCCGACGCGCAGACGGTGGCGATGGCCGCCGGCAAGGCCAACGTGATGGACGTCGTCACCGCGGTCGCGGACACCGACGTCGCGGTGTCCACGCTGGTTTCGGTCCGCGACCGCGTGATCGCGGCGTATGAAGACATCATGAAGATGCCGATCTGA
- the flgB gene encoding flagellar basal body rod protein FlgB, which produces MSINDLPVLSALRTKMQWHQERQRVLSENVSNSDTPRFRPRDLVEPKFDKTGAVAGSMGPLALTRTSASHMTPSGAASGFDQNKNAGFETRPAGNAVNLEEEMMKAASNQMDYAAATSLYSKSLHLLKTAIGKG; this is translated from the coding sequence ATGTCCATCAACGACCTCCCGGTGCTCTCAGCGCTTCGTACCAAGATGCAATGGCACCAGGAACGCCAGCGCGTCCTGTCAGAGAACGTCTCCAACTCCGACACGCCCAGGTTCCGGCCACGCGACCTGGTCGAGCCGAAGTTCGACAAGACCGGGGCCGTCGCCGGCTCGATGGGCCCCCTGGCGCTCACCCGCACCAGTGCCTCCCACATGACGCCTTCCGGCGCGGCATCAGGCTTTGACCAGAACAAGAATGCGGGTTTCGAAACCCGCCCCGCGGGCAACGCCGTCAATCTCGAGGAAGAGATGATGAAGGCGGCCAGCAACCAGATGGATTATGCGGCGGCGACCTCGCTCTATTCCAAGAGCCTGCATCTGCTCAAGACCGCGATCGGCAAGGGCTAG
- a CDS encoding glutathione S-transferase — MKYELYYWPEIQGRGEYVRLALEEAGAAYVDVARGPRGSGAMMKMMNGQGGTPPFAPPFLKAGKLVIGQTANILLYLGARHGLAPKTEGGKLWLHQLQLTITDLVVEIHDTHHPLGPSLYYEDQKPPAKKRTAEFWDERVPKYLGYFEQLLSDNGGTYITGRRLTYVDLSLFQIVDGLRYAFPNRMKAFEEDIPGLVGLHDRVAVRPNVKAYLESDRRIPFNEQGIFRRYRELDA, encoded by the coding sequence ATGAAATACGAGCTCTACTACTGGCCCGAGATCCAGGGCCGCGGCGAATATGTGCGGCTGGCGCTGGAGGAGGCGGGCGCTGCCTATGTCGATGTGGCGCGTGGCCCGCGCGGCAGTGGCGCCATGATGAAGATGATGAACGGCCAGGGCGGCACACCGCCCTTCGCGCCGCCGTTCCTCAAGGCCGGCAAGCTCGTCATCGGCCAGACCGCCAACATCCTGCTCTATCTCGGCGCCCGCCACGGGCTGGCGCCGAAGACGGAAGGCGGCAAGCTCTGGCTGCATCAGCTTCAGCTCACGATCACCGACCTTGTGGTCGAGATCCACGACACCCATCATCCGCTCGGTCCTTCGCTGTACTATGAGGATCAGAAGCCTCCGGCGAAGAAGCGCACCGCCGAGTTCTGGGACGAACGGGTGCCGAAATATCTCGGCTATTTCGAGCAGCTTCTCAGCGACAATGGTGGTACCTACATCACCGGCCGCAGGCTGACCTACGTCGATCTGTCGCTATTCCAGATCGTCGACGGCCTGCGCTATGCGTTTCCAAACCGCATGAAGGCGTTCGAGGAGGATATCCCGGGCCTCGTCGGCCTGCACGATCGCGTCGCGGTGCGGCCGAACGTCAAGGCCTATCTCGAAAGCGACCGCCGCATTCCCTTCAACGAACAGGGCATCTTCCGCCGTTACAGGGAGCTGGATGCGTAG
- the flhB gene encoding flagellar biosynthesis protein FlhB, which yields MAEDNDPESQTEDPTQKRLDEALERGDVAKSQEINTWFVIAGGTLVVSTFSGSIGGGLVTPMRNLLANSWMIKTDGGNLLALMQQLEFAVLAAIGVPLLMLALAAIAGNMLQHRLVWSAESLKPKFSKLSPAAGFKRIFGKQAAANFLKGIGKLIALGAVMTMILWPERHRMEAMVKLDPSAMLGATTSMTVHLLGAVVAALAIVAIADYFFQYRSWFQRQKMSLQEIKEEFKQSEGDPHIKGKIRQLRQQRAKKRMMAAVPKASVIITNPTHYSVALSYERGMSAPICVAKGVDNLAFKIREIAREHDIPIVENVPLARSLYATVEVDQEIPVEQYHAVAEVIGYVMRLKRGFGAGRG from the coding sequence ATGGCCGAAGACAACGATCCCGAAAGTCAAACAGAAGACCCGACGCAAAAGCGTCTCGACGAGGCACTAGAGCGCGGGGACGTTGCAAAAAGTCAGGAAATCAACACCTGGTTCGTGATCGCGGGCGGCACGCTCGTGGTCTCGACCTTCTCGGGCTCGATCGGCGGCGGCCTGGTGACGCCGATGCGCAACCTGCTCGCCAATTCCTGGATGATCAAGACCGACGGGGGGAACCTGCTCGCGCTGATGCAGCAGCTCGAATTCGCGGTGCTCGCGGCGATCGGCGTACCCTTGCTGATGCTGGCGCTGGCGGCGATTGCCGGTAACATGCTTCAACATCGCCTGGTCTGGTCCGCCGAATCCCTGAAACCCAAGTTCAGCAAGCTCTCGCCCGCCGCCGGCTTCAAGCGCATCTTCGGCAAGCAGGCGGCCGCGAACTTTTTGAAGGGCATCGGCAAGCTGATCGCGCTCGGCGCGGTCATGACCATGATCCTGTGGCCGGAGCGGCACCGCATGGAGGCGATGGTCAAGCTCGATCCGTCCGCCATGCTCGGCGCCACCACCAGCATGACCGTCCACCTTCTGGGAGCGGTGGTCGCGGCGCTCGCGATCGTTGCGATCGCGGATTACTTCTTCCAGTATCGAAGCTGGTTCCAGCGGCAAAAGATGTCGCTCCAGGAGATCAAGGAGGAGTTCAAGCAGTCCGAGGGCGACCCGCACATCAAGGGCAAGATCAGGCAGCTACGGCAGCAGCGGGCCAAGAAGCGCATGATGGCGGCGGTTCCCAAGGCCTCAGTGATCATCACCAACCCGACCCACTATTCGGTGGCGCTGTCCTATGAGCGCGGCATGTCGGCGCCGATCTGCGTCGCCAAGGGCGTCGACAATCTCGCCTTCAAGATCCGGGAGATCGCGCGCGAACACGACATCCCGATCGTCGAGAACGTCCCGCTGGCGCGCTCGCTCTACGCCACCGTCGAGGTCGACCAGGAAATCCCGGTCGAGCAATATCATGCGGTTGCCGAAGTCATCGGCTACGTCATGCGGCTGAAGCGCGGATTTGGCGCCGGTCGGGGATAA
- the fliR gene encoding flagellar biosynthetic protein FliR: MRIDVSLLPALAAAFMLAFARVGAMVMLLPGLGETNIPTRVKLSIALMLTLIILPLHRNAYHVDMGSIAPLLVLMLHEIAIGIVLGATARVTLAALQVAGSVIAQQMGLGFVTSVDPTQGQQGVLVGNFLTMLGVTLLFATDSHHLVIAALNDSYAIFSPGETVSSGDVASLATRAFAAAFRLGLQLSGPFLVFGLVFNIGLGVLARLMPQMQVYFVGMPLSIFAGFLVLGVVIAAMMGTFLDYFIGVMHQMMPLK; the protein is encoded by the coding sequence ATGCGCATCGACGTCTCGCTGCTGCCGGCGCTCGCCGCGGCCTTCATGCTCGCCTTCGCCCGGGTCGGTGCGATGGTGATGCTGCTGCCGGGCCTCGGCGAGACCAATATTCCGACGCGGGTGAAGCTGTCGATTGCGCTGATGCTCACCCTGATCATCCTGCCCTTGCATCGCAACGCCTACCACGTCGACATGGGCTCGATCGCGCCGCTCCTGGTCCTGATGCTGCATGAGATCGCGATCGGCATCGTGCTCGGCGCGACAGCGCGGGTGACGCTCGCGGCGCTGCAAGTCGCAGGTTCTGTGATTGCACAGCAGATGGGTCTCGGCTTCGTCACCTCGGTCGATCCGACCCAGGGGCAGCAGGGCGTCCTGGTCGGCAATTTCCTGACCATGCTCGGCGTGACGCTGCTGTTCGCCACCGACAGCCATCACCTCGTGATCGCGGCGCTGAACGACAGTTACGCGATCTTCTCGCCGGGCGAGACGGTGTCGAGCGGCGACGTCGCGTCGCTGGCGACGCGCGCCTTCGCCGCCGCGTTTCGCCTCGGCTTGCAGCTCTCCGGACCGTTCCTGGTGTTCGGACTCGTGTTCAATATCGGGCTCGGCGTGCTGGCACGGCTGATGCCGCAGATGCAGGTCTATTTCGTCGGCATGCCGCTGTCGATCTTCGCGGGCTTCCTGGTGCTCGGCGTGGTGATCGCGGCGATGATGGGCACGTTCCTCGACTACTTCATCGGTGTGATGCACCAGATGATGCCGCTCAAGTGA